The genomic DNA tcatcctacctttccaatatgcgaagtcgttgccatcaaagaaaggtggtctagtggtgctatatccctcttgaaatgccatcttgatgcttcggttgacggtgagttcttccgatgcgatccgggctctgataccaattgataggacctttgcgtccggctagagggggtggtgaatagcctttctttcaATTTGTgacctacaatttgttagcggaagcacaaaaaggaatgaaattgaaaaacaataagaagacaaggctaactcctcgatttatttggtctccacctccttgaggtgactaatccaaggcacgcaCACACCCAATCAAGCTTCACTAAGAACTTCTCCTTTTCGATCTAagaacgaaggtggagaaacctttacaagatgatctcttCCTCTCACAAGATTTAGAATGAGCTTAGGAAGAAGAGAATGAGAGTTTTTAAGACTTGGGATCGCTTGGAGAGCTTAATAGTATTTTTTTCATCAGTTACTTTTGTCTCTCCAAGCTTCTAACCTTATATTCAGGTTGCAGAAAATCgtgataccagtcgactaatgaaacatgcagtcgactggtagcacgCAACGGCTACTGTTCCTGTTCAAATTTGCGAGGATTCTGTGTGTCATCATCCTAACGgtattataccagtcgactggtagaacatgcagtcgactggtacacactcccactcatcctctccggagttgcccttgaagtcttcctcctcagcccttgtccctcagatgcacccaagcGCTGCATCCAAGCCTGCAGCTCTTcttcgtgtcatccttcacgttgtcTTGAGGTTTACTTCCCTTCACTTCGTTGCTCCttatccatggtccctcggatgcaccatccttcaccaatcttcaagGACCTGAGCTATAGGATGAGACTTTCCAAACTTGTGTAATTTACCAAGTCCTACACAACTTAAGTACATATTAGAACCAatataaaatctaacttaaactttttgacACATACATTAAAAACAATGATCGTCCAATTAATCCTAGATCGATTATATCAACAGAAAACATTCCAATTTtcttaaaaagaaataaataaatcaaactatCAAATAACTATCTATTATAGACATTAGACAAATACTTATATAAAATGCTCATTTTAACTTTTAACGATGCTAAACTAGAATTCAAACAACTAACTTTTTAAAATCCACTAAAATTTCaaacttttcatttcattttcaaaattcatatattaaaaaaatttcaaataatgtATTTGACAATTCTAATGCATCAATACTCCAAAATCAAATTACTTAAATGTTAAAACAGAAAAAAATCCTCCaaataaataaatctaaaattttgaaaaatgcaaATATCATTGAAGATCGATTTTCACAATCTAAATTCCAAAATGGCTACTTTTGAATTGAAACAGCTAAAACAAGGTTTACCTCAAAATATAAATTCAACCTTGATGTTCAATTCGAATTGAAACGGATAAGTTTCGGAGCAAAAGTTTCAatatttagggggtgtttggtttaggggaataggagtggggaatgggaatgagaatcattgattatcattgttaatgtttagattataggaataggaatgcaaataagagaatgaatccttgaaattgggtaataactcattcccatgtaactccccttcaatgagccattaccctattttcatcaatcaaaacattctcttattccaaaaatacccttgacctaaaactaaaattttctcccttaatatcaaatatcaaaatatatttatttattttttctttcatatcacttctctctccttgttctctctcatcatattttctctctcatcattttatcagacactttctctctccttaatctcttctatcacactctctttcctctttttttctcaacacactctctctcatcatactttctctctcctcaatctcttccatcgcactctcttccttctttttctctcatcatactttctctttcatcatactttctctctcctcaatctctcttgtcacactccctcctttttttccctcaacacactttctctctcatcatactttctctctcttcaatctctcccatcacactcactattcttttttttctcatcatactttctctctcatcacacactctctcctcatttttctcattatattttctctcacatcatattttctctctcatcttctctcatcatactctctcctatcacactctcttttctcattttctctcagcacactttctctctcttcattctttctcatcacactttctctctcatgagactttctctcttatcattctctttcatcatatttttctctcacatttaattttttctcttattttcttttaagggtaaaaaaggaaattttgatttattccgatagaaaatatgcaactaaccaaacattacttttaagagtgatatccatattcatactcattctcattccacaatacaatgatttccattccgattcctattcttaggaaagaaccaaacgcccccttataaAATAGCATAATACAACTAAACTAATCGGTAATTAGCCAGAGCTCATGAGTTCCAAATTAAAATCAAAGAATAGGCTCAAATTTTTCTCACCTTGCAAAACAATCTTGAAATTTTGTTGTCTAAAGGCGGAAATCAACCCAAAACCTCGTAAAAAGACAAACTTATGGCTAGGTTGCACAACGGTTAGTAATAGTGAACGAGATGGTGCATACAGTGGAGACACGTGATGAGCGCGATGGGTTGAGCTTGTAGTTGAGGATTTCTGTATAATTTTAGTACAAAATATAGTCCAAGTCGAGCTCTATTCAAAATTATGGTTATTTTTAAATGTTTGATGATCGACGGTTTGTTGAGATCTTGAAGAAATATTTTTAACTGAGGAGAGAGTAAATGGTTGTGAGGAAAGAGAATCTCTAACTTATTATGTtaacttttattaaaaaattattttaaaaacataggACCCGCCAGAAGGCCCAGTGCGATGGCCCCACTTGGACCACCCCAGGACTGACTCTACCTATGAGGTTAACTCGTGAAATGAGACTTAATCTGTGGGTCAAGCAAGATCGTCTCATACCAGGAGAACTAACCTGTGGGATAATTCATGGATTAAAGCTATGGCACATTGTAGCGTTGATACAACGCATTAGTAATTTAATGAGTGTTCAAACACTTGGAGGTCAAAACaggaaaaatctaaattttaccTTAAGAACAACCGACTAATTTGGGCCATTTTTATGTTGAGGGAATATAGAACCCCTCTCTGATTCCTATGAAGGATCTCTTTGTAGGAGATTGACAATTGATATCCCATAGAACTGTTATTATTCCATCAACCTCAAACGAACAGTTCGACAGGAGTCTCTTTTTAAAATCACTGGTATTTGAGGCCCCGTCACATCTTGTTCATTTACATTATTAAATTACATGGACGAAACCGCAAAGAAACACGTTCTCTGTCTGTGCGTCTTCATGGAAGCGATTATTTATAATCTCCTACTCCAACGTCCAATTCGCAATCCAACGAGGTGGGATTATTGCTTTCTACAATCTTCCTGACACCTCCTCTCCTCTCCCATGGCGGCCTCTCTTCCCCTTCGTTGCCCCGCTCGGCCTTTCCTCTTCACTCTCCTGCTGATTGTTATCTTACAGTTCCCGGAGTACTCAGTTTCTGGTCATGTGGCGCCGCCTGCTCCTTCAATGTCATCGTCTGATGAATCCTCCAATCCGTTCTCTGCCAGGGCCTCCTTCATCCGTTATTGGAACCGCCGGATTCCGAACAACCGCCCCCTCCCCAACTTCCTTCTTTCGAAGCTCTCCCCCCTTTCTGCCCTCGACTCCGCCACTTTCTCCAACCTCTTGGCCACCTCCAACTTCGCTGCCCTATCCTCCCGCCTCCCCCAACTCTGCTCCACCGCCCACCTCCTCTGCTCCCCTTCCCTCACCGTCTTTAACGGAACCGGTGCTCCCTCTGATTTCTCCAACTACGAATCGTCTAACTACACCAACTACGGCACTGACGCTACCGCCGGCTTCGATTCCTTCAAGAACTACTCTCTGTCTCTCAATACGCCCGTCAGCACCTTCCGCCGCTACAGCAGAGACTCCGTCGACCACAATGACTCCTTCAAGGCTTACTCCACCGGCGGAAACATTGTCACCGCCGACTTCACCAGCTACGCCACTGCCGCCACTGGTGGCAGCGGGGAGTTCGCCTCCTACGGCGTCGATTCCAACGGGCCTTATCTCAAGTTTACCAACTACGAAGCCAGCGCCAACGGCCGAGTCCAGTCGTTTGGGACATATTCCGAGGATTCGAACGCCGGTGACGAGTCCTTCGCCGGATATGGAAAAGGCGGCAATGGCGTCGTCTCAGAATTCAATGGATATGCTACGGAAACCAACGTCCTGGGCTCCACATTCACCGGTTACGGCATGGAGGCCAACGCCGCCAACGATAGCTTCGTTAACTATGGGGTCGATGGCAACGTCCCGGTGAACACCTTCCGCTCCTACGGCGACAACGGCAACTCTGCTTCGGAGAGTTTCGCGAGCTACCGCAACGACGCCAACGTCGGCTCAGACACCTTCACCTCCTACGCCAAGAAAGGCAACACAGCCACCGCGGGCTTCGATTTATACGGCCACTCCAATTCCGGCAGCGATACCTTCAAGGGGTACGGGGAGGGGTCCGACACCAACGAGATCAATTTCAGAAGCTACGAGGGCGACAACCCCACGTTCAACGTCTACTCCAAGACCGGCATCGACTTCAAAGACTATCGCAACCACTCGGCTGGCCAATTTCCGGCAGCAGTGGTGCGGCATTGGCAGGTCGAACCCGGTAAGTTCTTCCGGGAGCGCGACCTGCGGAGCGGCAATGTGATGCCGATGCCGGACATCCGAGACCGGCTGCCGGCGAGGTCGTTCCTGCCGCGTTCGATCGCGGAGCGGATCCCATTTTCCGCCGCCGATGTTAGGCGGGTCTTCGGCATCGCGGAGGATACCGCGCTGGGGAAGGCCGTGACCGACACGTTAGCGGACTGCGAGAGGAGGCCGAGCCGCGGGGAGACGAAGCAGTGCGCGAAGTCGGCTGAGGACATGATCGACTTCGTGGTGGAGGTGCTGGGGAGCAACGTGGTGGCGCGGAGCACCGAGAGCACGGCGGGGTCGAACGGGAGCATTCTCATCGGGAGAGTGAAGGGGGTGAACGGCGGTAATGTGACCAAGTCGGTGTCGTGCCACCAGAGCCTGTTCCCGTATCTGGTCTATTACTGCCATTCGGTGCCGCGTGTGCGAGTCTACGTGGCGGAGATCCTAGGCGTCGAATCCAAGCACAAGATCAACCGTGGGGTCGCCATCTGTCACCTTGACACGTCGGATTGGAGTGCGACCCACGGGGCCTTCCTGGCGCTGGGGTCCTCCCCCGGAAAGATCGAGGTATGCCATTGGATCTTCGAAGGAGACATGACGTGGACGGTTGCTGATTGAGGGATATTGAGCAATGCTTGTCTTCAACAAATTATCCATTTGAAATAAAAGTTGTCATCCTTCCACCTCTATTGCATGCCCTAGTAATTTAATCCAATTGAAAGTTCATGCGAATCGTTAGGATATTGCCCGAGGAAAAGTACGTGCACGCAAACCTGTCTGTTGGTATCATGTTTGAGTGATGAGAAGAGATTAAATTGTTAGAAGACGATGCTCAAGTTAAGTGACTGTCATCGTAACGATCCTATTGAACAATCCATCTGACAAGATGCTAATGCAAGCGTATATGCTACTAGCGCTAACTCATCTCAAGCATGCAATGCATGATCCAAATAAACCAATTCTACAAGTAACAAATTTTTGCAATATACTCTGTGCTCAAAGAACTTCAACAGTATGAGATAGTTGTGGGAGATCATATGCTCCGAGTGACTCTTTTTTCCATAGCTTATTCTTTCGGGAAGAACTATAACCTTTTACTTGATTTACTAGACAAAAAGTAGCATAGCATATAAATACAGACCCCCAACAAAACCACACACACTGACTTCTAGTTTAATTAGTGTCAGTGGTAACAACTTGATGTGCATGAGGTATCCTCGCTATAATTTAGTGCAAAAGTTCATCCTCTCCAATCATTTACAAGGGACTGCGTGAGAGGCATGCAAAGTGAAGGTGAGAGTGGAAGGCAAGATAAGTGAAGGAAGCACAAGGGACGACATAATTTCGAGATTCCACTTCAAACATATACACAGGAACATCATAT from Zingiber officinale cultivar Zhangliang chromosome 4A, Zo_v1.1, whole genome shotgun sequence includes the following:
- the LOC121973543 gene encoding BURP domain-containing protein 12-like, with translation MAASLPLRCPARPFLFTLLLIVILQFPEYSVSGHVAPPAPSMSSSDESSNPFSARASFIRYWNRRIPNNRPLPNFLLSKLSPLSALDSATFSNLLATSNFAALSSRLPQLCSTAHLLCSPSLTVFNGTGAPSDFSNYESSNYTNYGTDATAGFDSFKNYSLSLNTPVSTFRRYSRDSVDHNDSFKAYSTGGNIVTADFTSYATAATGGSGEFASYGVDSNGPYLKFTNYEASANGRVQSFGTYSEDSNAGDESFAGYGKGGNGVVSEFNGYATETNVLGSTFTGYGMEANAANDSFVNYGVDGNVPVNTFRSYGDNGNSASESFASYRNDANVGSDTFTSYAKKGNTATAGFDLYGHSNSGSDTFKGYGEGSDTNEINFRSYEGDNPTFNVYSKTGIDFKDYRNHSAGQFPAAVVRHWQVEPGKFFRERDLRSGNVMPMPDIRDRLPARSFLPRSIAERIPFSAADVRRVFGIAEDTALGKAVTDTLADCERRPSRGETKQCAKSAEDMIDFVVEVLGSNVVARSTESTAGSNGSILIGRVKGVNGGNVTKSVSCHQSLFPYLVYYCHSVPRVRVYVAEILGVESKHKINRGVAICHLDTSDWSATHGAFLALGSSPGKIEVCHWIFEGDMTWTVAD